One Glycine max cultivar Williams 82 chromosome 6, Glycine_max_v4.0, whole genome shotgun sequence DNA segment encodes these proteins:
- the LOC100775509 gene encoding THO complex subunit 5A, which yields MEDGEIEEGSIGGVEEEEQSPEPHKSEESPYEMLRNSKASVESIVADMLSIKKEGKPKQLLRDLVTQMFLHFITLRQANRSILLEEDRVKTETERAKAPVDFTTLQLHNLMYEKSHYVKAIKACNDFKSKYPDIDLVPEEDFFRDAPQDIQDSVLSNDAAHNLMLRRLNFELFQRKELCKLHEKLEQQKKILLETIANRKKFLTSLPSHLKSLKKASLPVQNQLGLHHTKKLKQHHSAELLPPGLYVIYSQLLAQKEAFGEPIDLEIIGSLKDAQAFARQQAHKDTDISTTMESSKLEDDAPDEEEDGQRRRKRPRRVQTKESLDQGGLYQVHPLKIVIHVYEDEASGPKSAKLITLRFEYLVKLNVVCVGIEGSNDGPENDILCNLFPNDTGLELPHQSAKLFVQDAITFNTQRTSRPYKWAQHLAGIDFLPEVSRLLLTDNSGAVKNENVISGLSLYRQQNRVPTVLQRIRARRKAQLALLEQLESLTKLEWPRLPCKSVPWALHTPLCNLGSWSPVRLPPVLRESSSPAVIDKEEHIQEPMDADVIERSGATKAEPQSITEDGELPTLLPKVSKLDLSAQLNLISKSIIPPLNKIRSQSFKKIDDSSDFLLDIESDIDEPAQIEQEHEKSNYHARKSGSWMNYGLKEFRLVLCRKISADESKLNLEAKIKISMEYPLRPPLFALSISCISSGENHDETGLEWYNELRAMEAAVNLHILKMLLVNQQNYVLAHQVNCLAMLFDYYLDEASPSSERTNCTSVVDIGLCKPVTGRFLGRSFRGRDRRKMISWKDMKLNSSCP from the exons ATGGAAGACGGTGAGATTGAAGAGGGATCAATTGGCGGTGTAGAGGAAGAGGAGCAATCTCCAGAACCGCACAAGTCGGAGGAATCTCCCTACGAAATGTTGCGCAACAGCAAGGCTTCCGTGGAGAGCATCGTCGCCGATATGCTCTCCATTAAAAAAGAGGGTAAACCCAAGCAACTCCTTCGAGATCTCGTTACTCAAATGTTCCTACATTTCATCACCCTCCGTCAG GCTAATCGCAGTATTTTGCTGGAGGAAGACCGCGTGAAAACCGAAACGGAGCGTGCCAAGGCGCCGGTGGATTTCACCACGCTGCAGCTTCACAACCTCATGTACGAGAAAAGCCACTACGTTAAGGCGATCAAGGCCTGCAATGACTTCAAGTCCAAATATCCTGACATTGACCTTGTTCCTGAGGAGGACTTTTTCCGCGACGCTCCTCAAGATATCCAGGACTCCGTCTTGTCGAACGATGCCGCGCACAATCTCATGCTCAGAAGGCTCAATTTCGAGCTATTCCAG cGCAAAGAACTCTGTAAACTTCATGAGAAATTGGAACAGCAAAAGAAAATCCTTTTGGAGACTATTGCAAACAGAAAGAAATTCCTGACCAGTCTCCCTTCACATCTGAAGTCTCTTAAGAAAGCCTCTTTGCCTGTACAAAACCAGCTAGGACTTCATcatacaaagaaattaaagcagCATCATTCAGCAGAGTTGCTTCCTCCAGGTCTTTATGTGATTTACTCACAGCTGTTGGCTCAAAAGGAGGCCTTTGGGGAACCCATTGATCTGGAGATTATAGGAAGCCTGAAGGATGCTCAAGCTTTTGCTCGTCAACAAGCTcacaaggacactg ACATTTCCACTACCATGGAGAGTTCCAAATTGGAAGATGATGCTcctgatgaagaagaagatggtCAGAGGCGGAGAAAAAGGCCAAGGAGGGTTCAAACCAAGGAGAGCCTTGACCAGGGGGGATTATATCAAGTTCACCCACTAAAAATCGTTATCCATGTGTATGAAGATGAGGCTTCTGGCCCTAAATCTGCAAAACTCATTACTCTAAGGTTTGAGTACTTGGTGAAGTTGAATGTTGTATGTGTTGGAATAGAAGGATCTAATGATGGTCCAGAGAATGACATCTTATGCAATTTATTCCCTAATGATACGGGACTTGAGCTTCCTCACCAG TCAGCCAAACTCTTTGTTCAAGATGCTATAACATTCAATACTCAAAGAACTTCACGTCCTTACAAATGGGCTCAGCACCTGGCAGGGATTGATTTCTTGCCTGAGGTGTCTCGTTTGCTTCTTACCGACAACAGTGGAGCAGTCAAGAATGAAAATGTTATATCTGGTCTTTCACTATATCGCCAGCAGAACCGAGTACCAACAGTTCTGCAGAGAATTCGTGCAAGAAGAAAAGCTCAATTGGCCCTTCT GGAACAGCTAGAATCTCTCACTAAGCTTGAGTGGCCTCGTCTGCCCTGCAAAAGTGTTCCATGGGCTTTACACACTCCTTTGTGCAATTTGGGCAGTTGGTCACCTGTAAGACTTCCACCTGTACTTAGAGAGTCCTCATCTCCTGCTGTCATAGATAAAGAGGAGCATATTCAGGAGCCAATGGATGCTGATGTAATCGAACGATCTGGTGCCACAAAAGCAGAACCACAGAGTATAACAGAAGATGGGGAGCTTCCAACTTTGCTTCCTAAAGTGTCTAAGCTTGACCTTTCCGCACAACTgaacttaatttcaaaaagtatcATTCCCCCGCTCAATAAAATCAGgtcacaaagtttcaaaaagATTGATGATAGTTCTGATTTCTTGCTGGATATTGAAAGTGATATTGATGAGCCAGCTCAGATTGAACAAGAACATGAAAAATCCAATTACCATGCCAGAAAGTCTGGTTCATGGATGAATTACGGGCTCAAGGAATTTCGCTTAGTTCtttgcagaaaaatcagtgCAGATGAGAGCAAATTGAATTTAGAAGCCAAG ATCAAGATCAGTATGGAATATCCTCTAAGGCCTCCTCTTTTTGCATTGAGCATTAGTTGTATATCTTCTGGGGAAAACCATGATGAGACAGGTTTGGAGTGGTACAATGAACTTCGTGCAATGGAAGCAGCT GTCAATCTACACATACTAAAGATGTTACTTgtcaatcaacaaaattatgTATTGGCTCATCAAGTGAATTGTCTTGCTATGTTGTTCGACTATTATTTGGACGAGGCATCCCCATCATCTGAAAGGACAAATTGTACTTCCGTGGTTGATATTGGCTTATGCAAGCCTGTTACTGGTAGATTCCTGGGTAGATCTTTTAGAGGAAGGGATCGCAGGAAGATGATCTCCTGGAAAGACATGAAACTTAATTCCAGCTGTCCCTAA